In Mangifera indica cultivar Alphonso chromosome 7, CATAS_Mindica_2.1, whole genome shotgun sequence, the genomic window AAATAACTaacatcaatatttaaaatcacaaaaattagCTTGATATGCACATTGTTGATCTAAAAAGTTTTGCCATTATTTACCATAACTTGgtaagttttgttaaatttgttatttatttgctTGGATTTGAGTTTTAATGTGTTGTTTGTGATTTGTTCTTGTTACAACATTTTAGCAAAATTTCAAGAAGAACAAAGAGCCTCATACCAAGGTTGAAATGTATCTAGCTACCTAGAAAGGAAAAGTTTGATGTGTATATCAAGGTGATGACAATACTAGGTAAAAAATAGTATGTTTACCATAAAACACTATTTGAGTGgcctattttttttaattatttgcaaGCATAAGTTCTCATTACACATGCAGTTTaacttttttatggtttttagGCTTGAATTGAAGAATTGCAATCCCAAGGAAAGAGTGTTGACGGGTCATAAGGAGTTATAGTTGAATTAGGGCAAGAGCTATAACACCTGGATTCAGGTATGctagtgaactctacttccaaaattatccataaagttgattttataacttattatttaaagaaattgtaaaagatttatagaaaactactaaatgaacaataatttttaaagggggtaaaatggtcattttagaaggatttaagagacaaagtgggaatgaaaattgaatgacacacttgaaattatatggtggtgttAAGGggttttggtaattggctaaggataaaatagttatctatggaaaaggttaagggcaaattggtccaaaacGTTTATAAAACCCatcaactattcattttcttctttattagccgagaacctccataatttgaactaaaatttttcccttaagcaaaattcatcaaaaaacttAACTAAACCACCTAActtccagagcctccagttataaaaagtgtagatctatcaattttggtaagttctaaggtaaaacatttaatttttaagatatgtcaagtttagggttttgatggatgattatatttttggttgattaaggttgctaggaagaagaaaagaaggaggatatgcttaaatcacctaattagcaaagaaaatgtaagaatttcgtactttacatacttaaagtaatttgatttaggttatttaaataacctttacttatataagtgtgtaaagtattagaattaaggtgatttatgcttaaaaggataaataaattcattagaattcatgatgtaatttttggtcataagggtattttagacatttcatattcctagggttagctttgtggattttgtgtgttgaatatatcagaaatgatgaaagaatttgcattaagggtaagcatgtaattttatccataaggttaatttttgcttaattatgtgcatgatatgtggaatagcccttatattaagtttatattatatattttagaattaatttgatgcatgagatatatataaatgcatgagaaaataatatcatgtttgataaggaatgaaaagaataaggaaaaacaatgaatgaacatattttatattatggttatacatgcatacatgaggaatcataacatatgcatgatttcagaaaaaataaagaaagaggaaaaacattttctaagttatgcatgttttcagaaaatggaaaacaagtatttttggttttataatgactcatatgatataggaaagcagaaagcatgcttaaaattctTACACGCGAGCTATActatatggacaacaaagaaagatatcggttgtattgtgtggacaacaaagaaagatatcggttgtactatgtggacaaccagttgtactgtgtggacaacaaagaaaactattagctgtactgtgtggacaacaaagaaaaaaatagtaaaaataatgcgtgtaagagagaattgtaccttgtatggtgactgcaagtactgtcatatgtagtctagaccagtcaatgaaaatatttgaaaaaaaaaaaagagagaatgaattagtaaatattttatgaaagtcatttgcattagaattatcataacgagtgaatcatatttgtatagtaagaaaatgattaaatgggtgaaaaaaaaaagaattatgatatgtgtttaatgcgtgttccgtgtcaattattttgtatgtgaatagcccagacacgctaagtatggaaaagattagtactggtatgaaatgctttgagtattgagtatgattttcttactgagctaTGGTCACttactccgtttaatttaatattttacagataAAAAGTTGCAACAAAGGTTCTCGAgaagcactagtgagacatgaggctaaaagAGAAAGGCACCATagtttgttgatttatatgtttttgatgtatatatgaatatatgcataaatatatacttgatataaatataggtggataagtatatattttgtttcctatatgtatatatgtgattgtatatctatatatttatatgtatatatatataactagccatggaaattggttataaagttctgtgggtggaaattatgatggttactattaagtatttattttgttaattgtgattatgttcATAAAAATTCAGTCGATTGGTAGAATTgatttgtgtgaattgttaattcggagtgttacagggcataattaaaaagaaaaaaattttccccaggccctctaaaataggggaactcttgccatttttctgtaacacacctattagttaggagaggttacaagaGCGATCTGGTCATGTGCTATTAATAAGGAGAGGCATTACTCCAATTGATTTGAGAGGAAAAGGAGCATCAAATGATACCTATAAACTTTTTGAGGAGTGGATTGAATCCATAAAATTAGAATTGGAGAAAGAAATAGAAGAGAAGTTAGGAGTAGAGAGAGCAATAATTGCTCAAATGAAAGAAGAATTGAAAGTTGAGGAGGAAACAATggctaaaaaaattaatgaaatgaaagaaaatatagacATTGAAAAAGCAACAGCGACACAATACGTTTTATCAATGCTTGTGAAACAAATAGCATAAGTTAACTCATATATGAATGTGGATGCATTTGGTTCATTGAATGCAAGAGTTAGTTTGCTTCAAGGTGTTTCAACTTTATGAAACAATGAAAGGTAAtgatgttattttctttaaaagttaacatcatctatcttataaaataattatgataagcTTGTCTAACAATTATTtaggcattttgatataaatttttttccaattacaATTTGACTTgtatttattgatgaaaaactataatgtaattgttttttcttcaattttattaGTTGTAGTGGAATTTGACCACAATGGATTATATGTACGAGATAGTTCTCATTTAAGGTGGGTGGCAGTTTTTTTGTGACATGTGAGCACATAGTGGTTTGTAAATTCtctttttactttgttttttatgattatttaagAGGCTTATGATTCAGATATCGTTTGATAATGTCTTTCATCTAAGGCCATAAATTCTCTTTTTGGATTATGATTAGAtatgttaaaattgtttatgttaACAATTTACTATACAAATTTGGATTACTTGACTTTGAATTGTAAATTCTTTTGTTACAATACAtgattgttttttattcttctatttcttatttaattacctattttaatatttttaggccatctattatctatttaaaatagagcaaaaaaaaaaaaaaaaccttttacaTCATGTACACAAGCCGTTGTATTACATATATATGGCTACTGCAATAAGAAATATACAATTGTTGCTTTAACCATCAAAATTGTTGTCTTTACAGTATCATGAATTGCTATAATAACTAAATATTTGTTGCTTAAAAATGACACAATTTgttacttaaaatatttaaaattgttgccTAATGTTTTTGATAATTGTTGACTTAGCTAAATAGGTGTTGTCAAAAAATGATACGATCCATtgtttaaaatagtttataacCGTCATCTAATATCCTTGATAACCATTGTCTTAGCTAAATAactattgtttaaaaataacataatctaTTGCTTAAAATAACTTATAACTGTCGTCTAAAGTTCTAGTAATTGTTGCCTTTAGTAACCAAAACCATTGTATTAGGGACTAAACAAACCGTTAACTTAGATCACACCAAAACTGTTATAGCAACCATTGCCTAATACAATGAAGGCATTTGCAACGGTTGCGATTTCGTTGCCTAAAGTCTAAAGCCACGGTTTTATGggtttttaataacaaaattcaattgCTGTGTTAGACCTTTTATGGTTTAGTGATGGTTAGGCTTTCAcctattgtataatttatatggAGTCTTATCCATAAATTTGGATGGTAATAGGTTTAGTGTTTAGGTTGCAGTTTTTAGGGCATAGTCGTAAAAGGATGTTGGTAGATCattaaaactcatcatagattgAACCATGTCCATCAAGGTTTGATTTCTCTgtttagatacaccattatattgTGGTGTACCAAGACAGGTGAGTTTTGATGTTGTCCCACAAATTTTCaagtattcaaataaaaaaaatttaatacttttGCCCAACTGATTTTCACTTCATTATTAAATTCTTATAATTTCTTAGCGGATTCAAATTTGTGTCTCATGAGaaacacataatcatatatacttatattatcaataaatgtgatgaagtaaGAATAGCAACCTATGGCTTGTATTGTTAGAAATCCATGTATATCACTATGAATGATTCCTAACAGTTATGTTTCCTTTTCATTGTGTCTAGAGAAAGGCTACTTGGTTATTTTGCTTAGAAGGCATGACTCACATTCATGATATATGACTGAAGGTCAAATAATTCTAATACTTCATCCTTTTGAAGCTTCAAAAAACGAGTCATGTTTGCATGCCACAGGTATGTAGGATTTTGTTCACCATGTatgggtttttttatattaaaattgaggatattatcatttaaacaaGAATATACAAACCATTAATTAATATAGGAATTCCATAATGGATATCATTTAAACTAAAGAATATTgaacctttatttataatatatgagaGTCCTAATCTGTCTTAAGcggatacaaaaattatattcttgGAAATTGTCAAAACGAAATGACAATCTTTGAGTTCTTAAACAAGCTTAGTAGGCAAACTTAAATAACTAGAATCTACAGCTAATGCAACAACTCTTGCTTTATTCCTAACATGTAGGTCCACCTTACTCGGGCAAATAGTCTACTTTATCTTAGATCCTACACATTAGTATAAATGTGAGACCTATATCTTGTGTCCATGACCCAAGATGTTATAGAAGATAAATTAACCTTAATAATAAACATACCTAAAGCAGAAGCATTcgacttctttttctttttaactaaGAAAGTGATGCAGTTTCTCATCCAATGGCTAGACTTGCCATAATGGAAGCATATACCTTCCCATCCTTCTTTTCGGTGTAACCGGTGGGTTGAAGACCAAACTGGGTTTGTGTCTGAGGCTTGGATTTAGACTTGGACTTACCCTTGGCTTTACCCTTGCCTGTAACCTTACCAATTCTAGTGTCAACAAGAAGTACATATGTAGACCTCTTAATATCATGTTCCAAAGTCTTTAACATATTTAGTagcttgaacaaaaaataactCCTTGATGTGTAGGAGAATGGATCTAGtatccatttttttattctacttTTATAACTTAGGTGTCATTAATGCCAACATCAAACATGTGATGTCATTAACATCATATATCCCATTCCTTTTGAGTGACATTAGGATTGAGTTGAACGGGCTAAGTgctttcaatgatatataacttctTCTCTTGACATAACACAATCCAAAGATTTTGATGTTGGTCCATAAATTTGTTGCCATCCAAACTACTATCCTTGTCACGTATAACATGCACTGTATATAATTAGTTGTTATATTGAGACTTTACATGTGCAAATTAGGgttaattaatacatattttatgttttatttaataagatcttttattaaataaagactCCTCATATTTTCCATCAAACCAATAGTTTTCATTATAAAACCCACTTAATCTTTTAGTGGATTGAGATCTCATCTAGTCTATTTTACCTTTACAGTGGTGAACAAGTTACGTGGCTAGATAAGGTAGGACTACAAGCAAATTGTGTAAGCCTTTGAACTAAAGTCAAGATTCTCATTcttaacaattcaatcaacctCAAGTATAACTCTCGGTATTAGTAGAACAAATGTCACATATCAccagggctggattcgagtcgagccgagctcagctcgtaGCCAActcgggctcggctcgttttatttatgggcggctcgagctcaactcggctcGGCTTGAGCTCGCTCGTtttcggctcggctcattttcagctcgtttttcatatcaaaacgacatcgtttttaatatatatagatcaaaacgacatcgttttgtataaaaaatttaaaaaaaaaatctactgagCCAACTCGAGCTCAGCTTGAGCTCGATCGAGTCGACCAGAGCTAGGCTTGTtttgggctcgaaccgagccgagccgagctcgagctcgagtccaaccctacaTATCACCCATGCATCAAAAtattaatgcatataattttactattgcCTTTGAATTCAATTAGCCTTCAATGTGACGAACAAGTGTTGTGGTTAAGTTAAATCAAACCAATCATTATCATTAACTTGGTTTTCTCTAGTTAGAAGAATATCTTTCATTGTGGTGAACAAAGCCCTGTTGAACTAGAGTTTAATCGAATCTATAATGATGAAAGACTTTTGAATGACTTAACATAAATAGAgggattttatttaattatttacctaGGTCATACCATTATTAGTCATGTTTCATGTATAAGTTAAATCTATACAAACACACTTAAACATGCATTCTAAAATATAGCAGTATGTTTCAGTACATGACCTTATCTAATGTGGGCTCCCTTGAGCTCAAAAGAGCCAGCTTGATCACCTAGGGTCCTACTCTTTATTATTTGTCTTCCCATGTCTTCAAAATGTAACATTGCctttcttcatctcttcaattataaaatttcctatcctattaaattaaattaattctaaattaaattgcATCAATAATAGAAAACCTTAAGTTATATTAGAGGGGAgttgagatgagaaaagaattaCAATCATAAATTAAGAGGGAGGCAAGACTCATAAgccttattttaatattacatttcAAAACCCaacaaataatgaattaaaacaaCCCATTGGTCTCAAGCCCATGTACCAAACACCATGTTAAACATACATAACATGTTATTAACTACAAACAAAATTCGGTCTTGATTAACTTAGCACTATTTCAATTTGATCCTCAAATtttgtgtaatttatttttaactcttatgaattcaaaatgataatttcaaatttaatcatGCAACGACACAAATTAAGGCGAACATTTTCTCAACCATGGACAACATATAGTGAAACATGTTGAAATACATGTGTCAACATATATCGTGTTGATCCTTTTATTTGACAacatgaaaaagatgaaaatatctttattatagAAATTTGGTTGATCGGTTTAGTTGAATCGGTCAAATAGATTGGTCGACCATAAAAGCTTTTTGCTCCTATTTGAACCAATAGTCAATTGAATTCTAGAATcccaaaatttgattttacataAATTCAGAGAATTCAACCAAACTATTCTAATTTGATGGATTCAAAAAGGCATAAAACGCCTTATCATGAATCTTGGATGTCTTAGAAAACACTCTCAAACAATTATTGTACGAAAAATCgcacaataaataataattgcaCTTACAAGTAGTTTGTAGTCTTGTAAACACAATTAAGCCCAATGATATGCAATTTGTGGGAGTAATATTGCCTTTTTATGGtcaattctttctttcaaaaattttcacaGTTCAAATGAACTTTCCATATCCACACATTCAGTCCAAAAGCCTTCATGGATATGGTGACAAATGGAAATTGTTGCCTCCAATTGGTCTTATCCGaacattttgtttctttgattaCTTGATCAAGACTCATGGAATTCAAATAGAGGGTTAGTGTCAACTACCCATCctgtataattttttcaaactagtCTCAATTTGGCATACTATCACTTTATGAGGTAAGACATTTAAGCAAACCATACTGATATTGTGTTAAAATCTTAATGGTGTaagcataataaaaatatatcaacaaagatttaaatgtaatataacataataagaaggttgaaatgaaaaaagttttattactcAAGTTGAGCTGTACATATTCAAAAGAGACCTGTTTGTTTGTGTCTAAATCAAATGGGGAGCCCAATTTGAGTAACAAACTTTTTCATTTCAACCCTCTTGATTATGTTCTATTCAAGTAAATCTTGCATGTTCTCAATGCCATGTGACATGTTTAATGTGAAGAGCTTTTCATTTGAATAATGACATGTATCTAAAATCTTGCATGTGACAGGTGACATGCTTAATGACATGTGGCTTtcatgcacatagttttatttaaatatgattggAGGAATTCTTTTTGGCTTCTCATCCCCTGCTatagtaaatatatatgaatgtaaaatcaaaatttattttataaagattactaaatctttttttttccccataaATCTGGTGCTTCAACAGTTAACAAATCTAATTTTAGAAACTGAAAACTCCACAGTTTTTTATAATTCTGTGAACAAATCATTCtcacaaacaaaaaagaaaaaaaattaggtaaaTGAAACTATTGCATGAATAAAAAACACTTCTTAATCATACAAAactttagaaatttgaaataaatatatattaatcaaacatTCATTCAAGCTTCCCAATTCTAATTTCACCAATTCCAAAGGCTTGGAAATAGTTCCTCCGATGAATCCGGATGCTCCATTTgattataaaagtaataatcTGAATTCGAAATATGAGTTAAAATTGGATCATACGAAGCATTTGATTGCTGTTGATCTTGTTGCTGATCATCCATAATTTGCATATTTTGCCTAAAAGAATGTTCATCATTCATCACTTCACCATTAAGTTGTAAAGCCTGTGGCACttgtaatattttctcttgttcTTCACTAAGAAAATGAAACTCCATGTCCATTGAATCATGagtttcatgaaaattattttctagCTTTAAGAGCTGTGACTGTTGCTGTTGTtcttcatcaacaaaatcaagCTCCATCACCATGATTGAAGGGCTGCTCGATTCGAAACTAGTCATTAATTTAAACCCTTTTCTGATATTCTCCATCTCTTCTTTTACACTTGCCTTGCCTTTGTATTTGATCTTACAAAGTCTCCATtcctaggaaaaaaaaaaaaaattagataccCTCCATAGAATCTGAGCATTTTCAAGATCACCAAATTAAAGGAATTgctaataaaagaagaagaaatgcaGAAAGTAGAGTTGAGAGTACTAAATTCTAGTCACTTTTGAAGCATGCTAGCAATCAAGTTCTAGTCAAAAAGCCACTTAACAAAAGTGCTTTTTTTGTAGCTATAGATGCATgattattactaatttatacTGTTTTAGTTGTTTAATCGTGTGACACACTATCATAttctttatcttatttattgttTGCTTTTGTATATCcaatattttaataagaaaaaaattagaaagggATTTTAGTAAAAGAATAAagtgaaagataaaattatacatatttgaataataaaattataataagtaATTTATTATAAGGACATTATAAGCACTAACCGTTGTGTTGGAGTCTAGGCTATATTCATGCATAATCCAGTTGGTCTTGAAGGCATTTTTACGCTTTCTTTCGCTATCCTTAAACCTAATAAATGTCAATGGCCTTTTGTAACCCACCACATTTTTGCTGTTGCCattaattttctttacatgGCCTGTAGCTCTCCACCATCCCCGACCAGGTACTTCTCTGGAATCAGTCTCCCTCATATAGTAACAATATCGTTCATTATTGGGTAAAACGACTGTGTGATCCCCTATGTCAACAAAGAGAAGTTgataaattagagaaaaaaaaaaaaagcttaaaaata contains:
- the LOC123221848 gene encoding NAC domain-containing protein 83-like, with protein sequence MIPTGFRFNPTDEELIDILKRKVCGQEMPLHDRFIVERNIYELDPRDFHWDHTVVLPNNERYCYYMRETDSREVPGRGWWRATGHVKKINGNSKNVVGYKRPLTFIRFKDSERKRKNAFKTNWIMHEYSLDSNTTEWRLCKIKYKGKASVKEEMENIRKGFKLMTSFESSSPSIMVMELDFVDEEQQQQSQLLKLENNFHETHDSMDMEFHFLSEEQEKILQVPQALQLNGEVMNDEHSFRQNMQIMDDQQQDQQQSNASYDPILTHISNSDYYFYNQMEHPDSSEELFPSLWNW